ACCCGCCTACTAGgcaaaagcttttataaaactctaatagcaaaaagaataaactaaaaataatcaattaaaatattatgttatgatcaactaaaacaagactataatattcttcaatagcaaaaagaatcaactaaaaaacttttataaacctctagttaTTATGAAAATAATATTAActtaaaattatataaaatctatgcaactaaaattatcaaaatattttttattaaaaattttaatagcaaaaagaattttcataaagtattatttgttaaaaactttaatagcaaactaaaataacagaaaaataaaaaaatgtccGCCTACTAGGCCACAACGACCTGCGTACGAGTAGAAACCCAACtactagttgggccaggatgcaagCCCACAGAAAaagtaggccccacagggcagTCAGAGGTTCGTTAGGCCCACACAGGCCTGCTTTAGATAGGAGCTCGAAACGGAAGCCGCGGCAGGGCTTATAAACTGTTGCGAACGCCTCTCAACTAGCAagatgggactaaactttcggACGGACATGTAAAATAGTATTCATTGCCTTAATTATGTAATAAtctagtagtatatagattaagGCAATGAATACTACTTTACATGTCCGTCTGAAAACCTTACAAGAAGCTGCATAACCCCAGTACAATGCTTTTGTACAGAGTGACTACAATGCGTAGCCGAAGCCTGAGCTAATACTCAACACAACCGGATACTACTACAAATGCTACGTAGTACATTACGTGATAACTTCATGCTCAATCATACGGAGCTTGATGGCTCCTGTCTCGAGCAATCATCAGCTAGGACGCAAATTATTCATTCTTCAGGACGGCAGGCAAGCCGCACAAGGCACATGCCCCCCAAGTATTATTCTTGACGCCTTTGCCCAATCATTGGCAACAGCAACAACCCACCACGAGCTAGCTATCCTCGATCAATCATCCTCGGCGTCCGTGCACCTGGGCCCCGCGGCCACCTTGCGCCCCTGCGGCGCGGCGGGGGACGCCGGCGGCGAGTCGAGGCAGCGCCGGAGCAGGCGCGAGACGGCGGCCACGAGCTCCTCGGACGCCTTCTTCCCGGGCGCGCGCGGCGCCTCCCGCGCGAACGCGCCGTGCCGGTCGAGCGCCTCGGCCGTGGTGATGGCGCGCTGGCCCCGGGCGCCCGCGCGGCGGATCTCGTCGCCCACGGCCGCCGCGCAGAGCCCGCAGACCCAGCGGCCCATGTACTCGGCCCGCACCGCCGCGATGTACTCCGGCGTGCACTCCTCCGTGAAGCCGCAGCACTCGCACCTCGCAGCCTCAACCTCCATGCTCGCCATCGACCAATATATCGAACCAGTTACCGCTCCTTCTCCCAGACGACGTAGGACGACGGGACGGACGGCGCCTCGGCCGCTCTCCGGCTCCTGGCCTGCTCGCTCCGGCTGGCTGCTGCTACGGCGATGATGACGGCGTCGGCGCCCGGTGTCATCGCAGTCAGGCGACGTCTCCCTCGCGCTTCCCTCTCCTCCGCCTCGGCTCGCCTCCCCTCCCGCCCTGGACTTCTCCGCGCCGGGACATGCGGTGGCAGCCAGGTGGTATTTATGCACGGCCAGCGCCGTGGAGCATGTGGCCACGTCTTGCCTAGCTGGCCCCGCCTGTCGGTGGTGCAGGGGCAGGTGGTAGCTCCTGTACGGGCCGTAGCCCGTAGCGTGGGGCTGCTAGAGGGAGGTCCACGTCGGGGGGCTGAGCTGGACGGGCGCCGGGCCTTTTGAATGCGTGGTCTGTGAGTACTGACAGCTGGCGATGGTGGGCCGCGCGGGCTGCTCGCCGTGCCCAGGGGTCGGGTGGATTTGGTGCGGGTTCGGATGGGCCGTCGCTGTTGCTGGGGCCCACCTGCTGTTTTCATGAGCCTGACACGTCGCTCTCTTGGTTTTTATCGCGACAGGAGTGTTTTTGTCTTGGGCTGGGTTGGTGCCTCCAATCATAAGGCTACATTTTTTCCCCAAGTAAACTAGTAGTTGTGATAaaaaactactccctccatcagtatatatatatatatggcctAATACGTATTTTGAGGTTGTATTTGATCGTTgatgaaaaaaattaatatataAGATATGTGGTATAAAAATAATATCATTAAAAAATAATCTCTTTTATGAATTTGATGATATGCTTTGTGCAACacgcatgtcatatattattactttAAGCTGTGGTCAAAGATAACCTTAAAAATCGTATTAGCCGTTGTATATATGGATAGAGGGAGTATTATAATAGCTCCAAGTGTACTGGAAATGAACACTAAATGCTTTAATCAGTGATAATCAACTTGCTAATTCAGCAAGTTCGTGGTTTTCCGGTTGAAAAGAAAGTTGTTTACAAGGGAGAACCAGTCGGCATCTCATGGAAAGAAAAAACACGGTGCAGACAAAAACGAAGTTACCAGCACTGAAATACAAAACCTGCTCATGACAATACGCCCACCAGATCTCAACCACTAGCGAACTAGACCACCGCCACATGGAAAGATGCTCTAGGTCTGTTCATGATCATGCATATGATACAGATCGTTCATGGCCAtagcatctactattattacctAACATGGGATATCGCATGTGTACGCTCAAAGATAGTAAGGGCATCTTCAACCTGACCCTCAAACCATACGCAACCGTCTGGACCGTGTAGCTTGTATGTGTTTTGGCATCCAGCACGGTTTAGACATATTTTGATATCGAGCGTGCCCTTGCATCGGTCCATTCGGCAGTCCGGACGCACAAATTTCCCGCAAACCGAAGATAAAACTTGGTGTTTTGCGGACGTCCGAACCACTGCCACGCCCGTGTCTGACTAACCTGgcccatcccccccccccccccccccctcctcgcCTGCACGCATTCCTACCTGAAGCCAGCAGCCCTGATTCATGCAGGCCACAGACATGACCGCTCACTGCAGCCGGCCTTGAAGACGCTCGCCGGCCGAGGGCGCCGCCCGCTGCGCACACCTTCTATCTGCAATTAAATGACATCCGTCTGCCCGCCTAGCTCCATTAAACCGACGTGTGTACCGAGGAACATACTTCGACGCCCCGAGCGCCACACATCCGTTCATGTTCCGGCCAGCATTGAACACCTCTCTGGCTGGCTCCTCGCATCCGTCCGCTATATAAATGTGGCCAGGCATCATGCAAGAAGTACACACCTCACCTGAGCTCTCTATCTCCTCCTTGTACAACACCCGCCATGGCCTCCGGCGAGTAGTGGAAGGAGTTCTCCAACATTGTAGCGGCCTGGGTTGCCCGGCAAGCCAGCCCGATATAGGTTGGCTTGCGGGCAAACCCTTCTGTTCCGATGCCACCACCATCGCCAGCCCCTCCTCGCCCATCCAGGCTGGCCAACGCCGTCTCCCGGCAACTCCACCACTAGCAATGGTGGCAACGCCTCGGGCAGGTGGGGAAAGAAGCCATGTTTGCGGAGGTCGGCACGCCCACGGCCACCTCGGACAACGAGGAAAAGTAGATCATGAGAGGTCGCCGGGTGACACAGTCGGTGTCTTGCTTGGTGAGTAGGGGCGTAGACCATGACGACCGTCTTCCCCCGCCCAAAAACAAACCTTTATTCGTGCTTCGCGGAGGCGGAGGCTATTCTTGCCCTTCCACTGAAGCATACTCCTCCGAGGCTCCCGACAGTACGACGAGCGGGCTGCGGCACAGGGAAGACATGGCATGGGAATGGAGATCCGCCTTGGCTGGTCATAGACTAGTTTTATCTAGTCCGGTATAATTTACTCCCCCTGCTcaataatataagagcatttttgaCACGGACGGAGGGAATAGTTAAAATATGCCCAAAATGTAAATATTTTCTTCCGATTTGAATAAAATCAAccggtttgcatgtaattcgccTGATCTGTTGAAAGGCAGATTGGAATGTTTGTAGATAGTTTTGGATGACCGACCCCTACATCCGTGTGCGCGGACGGATGCAGTGTCCGTTTTGCGGGTCACatttggagatgccctaagtaAGTGTCCCGCGATGCCACGCAGCCTTGCAAGCGAGCCGTGAGCGCTCCTCCACAAACCGTACTCCCTTCGTCCAAAATAAGTGTCTAAACTTCAGCACAACTTTAATACTAGCTAATTCAGGTGAACActcatttttttcaaacttacACAAATTCTCATGTCAGGTACTCAGGTTAGATTGCGACCTCGCAAGACGCAAATGCCCAAGAACACAAAATTCTTGCTTGTCCTCGGAGTACGTTTTGGAAGCTGCTgctgttagaattaatgggctaggcccatagcaatttctcaaatctcaaagcccatgtgtaaaatggcaagtcgtggtgctaagtttagtcccaccttggaagttg
This sequence is a window from Aegilops tauschii subsp. strangulata cultivar AL8/78 chromosome 7, Aet v6.0, whole genome shotgun sequence. Protein-coding genes within it:
- the LOC109766894 gene encoding uncharacterized protein, which translates into the protein MASMEVEAARCECCGFTEECTPEYIAAVRAEYMGRWVCGLCAAAVGDEIRRAGARGQRAITTAEALDRHGAFAREAPRAPGKKASEELVAAVSRLLRRCLDSPPASPAAPQGRKVAAGPRCTDAEDD